One Capra hircus breed San Clemente chromosome 3, ASM170441v1, whole genome shotgun sequence genomic window, ACTCAATTTGAGGGGCACCTGCTCTTGGCCTAAACTTAGTGGTCAGAGCTCCCCAGAGCTCGCGGGATATCTGAAGCCCAAGGGCAAAACTAAGCGGTTcctgagagggaagggaaggcagaagAGCCTTGCTGCTGATTCCGGTTTGTTTTCCTGAGCGTGCCACCAACTCCACCGACTTAGCAGAGATCTGACTGGGATCAGGAGCCAGGTGAGCCCGACCCGGGGATTCTTGGCATCTCAGAACCCACACCATGTCTCTGGAGACCCCTCGGCTCTGAGGCGGAAATAGGTCTCATTTTCGCTTGCCTAGGGCTGCATCTGGGAAAGGCCTCGCCGAGTTGGGGGCCgcgctgggtgggggtggggcgtaGAAGAGGGGCGGGTGCTTCCGGCCGCGCCTTTACCGCCGGGTCAGAGGATAAATTTCCAGACCAGCCCCTGTGAAGTGTTTCCACTCAGCACGGAAACCAGCCCCATGACCATTATCCTGGGTTACTGGGACATCCGCGGAGTGAGCTGGGGTCACAAAGGCGGGAAGGATGGAGGCCGGCAGGGTAGGGCGGGTTGGGGGTGGGAAATGCTGTGCAATGGGGATTGATTTCACTAGAATATTCCTCTTCAGAGCTTGGTGGAGCCAAGCCCAAAGTCCTATCCCTCTACCCTTTTTTCTCAAGCGGGGCTTGTGCGCGGGCGGGTGGGTGGGGCTTGGTGTTGAGGTTGTGGGATCACAGAAAGTCAGGCAATTAGGACCTGACATCTGCTCTCCCTCTGGCCGTCTCTCTCAGTTGGCCCACGCCATCCGCCTGCTCCTGGAGTACACAGACTCAAACTATGAGGAAAAGAAGTACACAATGGGGGACGGTAATGGCATCCTTGTCATGGCCTGACTTCTGCCCAACTCATGCTGATTTGGTGCCAAGCATCCCATGTTCTGACCCCTGTTGTTAACGTCTGTCGCCCTCCCCTCCAGCCCGCCCATCTGGAGCAGGGACCTGCCCCTTCCCGAACCCTTTAGGGTGCAACTGGCCTCCAAGGAAGGATATGAGAGCCCGCAGCTGGGTCCTGTATCAGCCATTGGCACAGGCTCCCCTTAGTGCTTACCTAAACCCTTTGTAAGGATTACTCACCTAGTTTCAAGAAGTTTCTAAGCTGGTTTTTCCCCTCAAAGCTCCATGTGAGATTAGTGGTTCAGATTCCAGATCCACCAGTTCAGGGGGGTCTTGCCTCTACTCCTTGCTGGGTCCCCCTGGAAAGGAGGGTTGGATTCCTGGGAGGTTGTTTCACTGCATCTTCTTTTTCTCAGCTCCTGACTATGACAGAAGCCAGTGGCTGAATGAAAAATCCAAGCTGGGCCTGGACTTCCCCAATGTAGGTGCAGGGGCTGGGGTGCTGGGAGGGGGAGTGGACAGTGTCTCCATCCATCTCCTTTCCTGGTTTAGAGTTTTCAGGAACAGGTGCTTTCAGCTCTGTCTCTCAGCTTCCTGGTTCTGTTTTCTGCCTTTCCATGATGCTCTGTGTCCCAGCTCATCCCTTCATTTTACAACATATCATTTAgtgtctgctggagaaggaaatggcccccactccagtactgttgcctggaaaatcccatggatggaggagcctggtaggctgcagtccatgggatcgctaagagttggacacaactgagcaacttcactttcacttttcattttcatgcattggagagggaaatggcaacccactccagtgttgttgtctggaggatcccagggacgggggagcctggtgggctgccgtctatggggttgcacagagtcgaacatgactgaatcgacttagcagcaacagcatttAGTGTCTGCAGTGGGCCAGGCTCTGTGAGTGCCAGATTTCATCTCTGCTGTTACTCAAGGGAGGAGATGCAGGTGGCCCAAGTGACCAGGCCCTGTTCTTCCAGCTGCCCTACCTAATTGATGGGACTCACAAGCTAACCCAGAGTAATGCCATCCTTCGCCACATCGCTCGCAAGTACAACATGTGTGAGTGGGcatggggttgggggcaggggcacAGGTGGCCATGCCCTGGGCTGGACTGGGGTGGGACGCTGAGGGTGAGTCTCTGTTGTGTGGCCACAggtggggagacagaggaggagaagatTCGAGTGGACTTATTGGAGAACCAGGTTATGGATGTCCGCTTGCACATGGCGAGGATCTGCTACAGCCCTGACTTTGTGAGTCGTTTCACATTGGACTGGACAGGGTTTGAAACTCTGGACACAGTCCTCTACGCTGGAGAATCTTAGGAAAGACTCCAGCTTCCTCTGGGTGGAAATTCAGTTCCTAGACAAGTGTTTACATTGTTAACCCAGTGTCTCTTCCTCAACATCTCTGGCATAAACACAGGTGCCTAGTAGGCAGCCCGGGGTCAGACTTTATTCCTCTCCCTCGTGTCTTTCAGCCTATCAGATTCTCCAACTGTCCAGAAACTGCTCAAGCGTCTATACCATTTCTGACTCCCAAACTGGAATGTAGGACTTTTTCCTAGTCATTCTAGTGTTTATTGGCCTGAGGTCTGAGGACCGAGCTTTGCCAGGTCTCACAGCACTGCTGGTCTGACCCAGGTCAGGTGTCTGGAGCTGAGTGGTGACAGGTTCATGAACAGTGTGGTTTCGCCCTTTGTCTTCCCATCGCCTCTTGCAGATGGGAGGTGGTACCCAGAGGAGTCTGATGAAGACAAGTGGTTGAATTGCAGCCTGGGCACTGACCCAGGTGCAGTCAGTGGACATGGCTGCTCACCTGACAGCTGGAATCAGACACAGCCCTGGGAGGCCTGCTGTCTGCCAGGGAGTCTGTCTGAAGGCAGTGACAGCTGTTTTGTGTCTCAGGAGAAACTGAAACCTGGTTACTTGAAGGAAATTCCTGGAAGAATGAAGCTCTTCTCAGTTTTTCTGGGGAAGAGGTGTTGGTTTGCAGGGAACAAGGTAAGGGGGATGGCTTTGGGGGAGGGAGAGCTGTCATTTTTCCCTGGTTCAGAGTTTGGTGCGCATTCATGCTTTGTCTTCCTGCAGCTCACCTATGTGGATTTCCTGGCTTATGACATCCTTGATTTGCAACGCATATTTGAGCCCCGGTGCCTGGATGAATTCCCAAACCTGAAAGATTTCCTCACCCGTTTTGAGGTCATTCCCATGATCCCCCCTAGTATTTATGTCTCTTCTCCCGCCTTTCCCTGATGCTTTCCTgggtgtatgcatgctaagttgcttcagtcatgtccaactctttatgaccctacaaactgtagcctgccaggctcctctgtccatgggattatccaggcaagaatactggagtgggttgctatgcccttctccaggggatcttcccaatccaaaggtcgaacctgcatctcttttatctccttcattggtagatgagttctttatcactagtgccacctgggaagcctggatgaTTTCCTAGTTGGAACTACAATGAAGAATAGCATTTATGGAGAACTTGGTTTATGCCATAATCTCTGCTCAGCAATGACATGTATTGTGTCAAATTTAACCTTTATAACATTACTACACGGTAGAAAAATTATACtctgcattttacagataaggagtcAACCTGAAAGGACAAGTGGTTTCTGCAGGTCACAGAACCAGAACAGGCTGTGCTGGGCTCCCAGGCAGAGCGTCTGACTTCCATGGGCAGCATCAGTGGCTCCTCATTTCCTGGAGGAATAAAACCCTCAGGTCCCTTTCATGACTGTGTTGACAGCTCTGGAAAGTGTGGGGGAAGCAGAACCTTGAGGAGATGGTATGAAGCTGGCATTAGTAGAGTGAGACACAGTAGGATTGATATCAAGGACTAAAAACACAGACAATATTTTCTCCTCGTCTCCAAAGGGCTTTGCAGCAATTGAGTCTCTGCCTGTTGTTCTGAGATTCTCAGAGCTGTagttggtggcttccctggtgactcagatggtaaaaaatctgcctgcactgtgggagactctggtttgatcccttagttgggaagataccctggagaagggaatggctacccactccagtattgcctggataattccatggacagaggagcctgcgtgggctacagtctgtggggtcccaaagagtcggatatgactgagtgactaacataacaTTTCTGCTAACGTAATATAGATGTCCTGTGCAAGGATTTGATCTTGACTCCTCATTTGGTGGgtgctttcctttcctcctcatctcctatcctgtcttccttcctgttactccagattcTGTCTGAAAGATgggttagtattttcattttaagtcACATTCACTGATCTGATCCTCTCCCCTGTATGAGACACTGTGTCAGGCACAGTGGGATACAGAAGTCACACAATCCTGGTGCCCTGTGTCTGGGGCTCAGTGTAGCTGGAGAACTATAGGAACCCTGAGCTGTGTGGTGTGGATGGAGCCACCTTAGGGCTGGAGGAGCACAGCCTGACCTCACCTCCCAGCTCATCATTCACCCAACTGGAAAGCAACAGAGTCTGCTTTGTGACAGATATGGGAATTTGAAGCTCTTATCCAAGAGGTTTTTCAGTCTACAGTCTGTTTTGTATGCCCATGTCTATCATGAAATCTGCTTTCTCAGCTAGTTCTCATCAGCTCTAGTTCTGGTCCAAGCCTTAGTGCTTTGAGAATTTTGCAAGAGCTGGGGTGACTGCCCAGCAGGGAGGATGGGGACAGATGTGGCCTGCAGTATGTGGCCTTTGTTGGGCCCTGGGCTGTGGGGCACAGGCAGCCCTGGATCTTAGAGTCCTGGGCACTCTTGGGCACTGTCTGTCTTGGGAAGATGGTGCACAGGTACACTTGAGTGTTGCTGGGCTGGCTTTAGCAGGACTGAGGATGAGGTAGGTTGAGGGCCAGTGAGAGTGGGCTCAGGTCCCAGTCCAAGCAATTGGTCTATGTCTTTTAAGTGGAAAAATCAGAGTCTGGCCTAGCCTAGTCTTGTTGCTTCAACCCTTATATCATATTTCATCCATGTTTTCCTGAATAATTGGGTGAAATGTGGTCTCTTCTGCAAGTTACTTGGGCACTTTCTGAGCACTTTTGTTTTTCTAGGGCCTATCTCTTTGTGGAAACCCTTGCAACTAGTAGCCTTTTCTGAGAATGAGAATAATTTTGGAGAATGAGAAGAACAAATACTCTTAGACCAGATGTCAATTGGAAAAAAACACCCTCACAATTTAAGAacagtgttgttcagttgcttagttgtgtctgactctttgcaatcccatgaactgctatacaccaggcctccctgtccttcaccatctcctggagtttgcttgaactcatgtccattgagttgatgatgccgtccaaccttctcatcctctgttgccctgttatcttgccctccatctttcccagcatcaaggtcttttccaatgagtcagttcttcctatcaggtagccaaagtattggatcttcagcttaagcatcagtccttccaatgaatactcaaggttgatttcctttaggattgactgctttgatctccttgcaggtcaagggactctcaagagtcttctccagcaccacaattcaaaaatatcaattctttggcgatgagccttctttatggtccaactctcacatccatatatgactactggaaaaaccatagctttgaccaaacagacctttgttgcaaagtgatgtctttgttttttaatatgctgtctaggtttgtcatagctttctttccaaggagcaactgaaagtgaaagtcactcagttgtgtctgactctctgtgaccccatggactgtagcctgccaggctcctttgtccataaaattatccaggcaagaatactggagtgggtagcctttcccttctccagggaatcttcccaacccaggaactgaacccaggtctcccacattaggcgaattctttaccatctaagccaccagggaagcccttcaagaagcaaacatcttctaatttcatggcttcagtcactgtacacagtgattttggagcccaggaaagtaaaatctgtcaccgcTTCCgtgttttccccttctgtttgccatgaagcaatggaactggatgccatagTCTtattttttggaatgttgagtttcaagccagctttttcactctctctttcaccctcatcaagaggctctttagttcctcttcactttctgccattagagtggtatcatctccttatctgaggttgctgatgtttctcccggcaatcttgattctatcttgtcattcatccaggccagcatttcgcatgatgtactctgcatgtaagttaaataagcaggctgacagtaTGTAGTCTTGTCTTACTCctctcccagttttgaaccagtctgttgttccatctaaAGTTCTAActcctacatacaggtttctcgggtGATAGATAAGTGGTttagtatttccatttcttttaagaattttccacagtttgttgtgatctgcacaatcaatgaagcagaagtggatgtccGTCTGGAacccccttgctttttccatggtccagcaaatgttggcagtttgatctctgccttttctagacagcttttacatctggaagttcttggttcacatactgttgaagtctagcatgaaggattttgagcataaccttgctagtatgtgaaataagtgcaattgtacagtagtttgaacattctttggcattgccctattttgggattggaatgaaaattgacctcctccagtcttgtggccactgatcagtttcccaaatttattgacatattgagtgcagcactttaacagcatcatctttaagggtTTTCAATAGCTCAGGTGGATGTCtgtcacctccgctagctttgttcatgtaaagtttcctaaggcccacttgacttcacactccaggatgtctggctgtaggtgagtggccacaccattgtggttatctgggtcattaaaaccttttttgtgtagttcttcagtgtattcttgccatctcttcttaatctcttctgcttctgttatgtccttactgtttctgtcttttattgtacccttccttgcataaaatgttcccttgatctctccaattttcttgaagagatctatagtctttcccattctgttgttttcctctactttgcattgttcatttaagaaggccttatctcatttaatagatcttgctattctctgctgctgctgctaagtcgcttcagtcgtgtccaactctgtgcgaccccagagatggcagcccaccaggctcccccgtccctgggattctccaggcaagaatactggagtgtgttgccatttccttctccaatatcagTTGAGTAtatctgtccctttctcctttgcctttcacttctcctttttcctcagctatttgtaaaacctcctcagacaaccgctttgcctccttgcatttctttttctttcagatgattttggtcactgcctcttgtCCAATGTTATAAACTGCCATCCATgttcttcaggcgctctgtctaCCAGACCTAATCTTTTGAATCTAttaatcacctccactgtataattatcaGGGAATGGATTTAGGTgctacctgaatggcctagtggtttcccctacattcttcaatttaagcctaaattttgcaataaggagctgatggtCTGAGCCACACTAAGTTCCAagttttgtttttactgactgtgtagagcttctccatctttgactgcaaagaacataatcagtcggattttggtattggccatctggtgatgtccttgtgtagagttgtctcttggtTTGTTAGaaaagggtgtttactatgaccagctTGTTCTCTTGAGAAAatactgttagcctttgccctgcttcatttatGTACTTCAAGGTCTAACTTGCCTGTtattcaggtatctcttgacttcacaGTTTTCCATTCCTATTCCTGATGATGAAAAAAGACCGTTTggttttgatgttagttctagaaggtgttgtaggtcttcatagaactaatcaacttcagcttctttggcatcagcgggggtgagggggtgggcaatagatttggattactgtgatgttgaatggtctGTCTTGAAATGAAccaaaatcattctgtcgtttttgagatcgcacccaagtactgcattttggaatcttgttgactataagggctgttccatttcttctaagggattcctcgccacagtagtagatataatggtcctctgaaCTAAATTCTCCCTTTtccatccattttatttcaccGATTCCTAAGATGATGtttaatcttgccatctcctgcttgaccacaaccaatttaccttgattcatggacctatcgttcctggttcctatgcagtattattCTTAAAAGCATCAGACTTTGCATTTACTACCAGATGCATCCAGAACtgagcattgtttctgctttggcccagccacttcattctttctggagcttatGCATCTTAACCATCTAGGGACCATGTATCCAAAACACAGAAAGTTTCATCTTGTTTTTTCCCATCCTGAATTCCCTTGCAGGCACTATTGGTGGGCAACTGCCCTGTGGGTCACTTAACTGTGTAAGTGGCTGATGAGTGAGCCTCCTTGTTTTCAGCTGTGGGGAAGGGGGTACAGCAGAGAGACTCAGAATGGAGAGGGAGAGCAAGCAGGCTACATTCTAGCCATATTGCTTACGTGTGGTATGATCATGAGGGAGGTGCTTATCTTctgagtgcctcagtttcccttctgATAAATGATCTCAGTGGAACCCATCTTGCAGGGGAGTCGTGAAGAGATTCTGAACCTATGTTATAATGTCTAATGGATATACAGCAC contains:
- the LOC100861222 gene encoding glutathione S-transferase Mu 1, which translates into the protein MTIILGYWDIRGLAHAIRLLLEYTDSNYEEKKYTMGDAPDYDRSQWLNEKSKLGLDFPNLPYLIDGTHKLTQSNAILRHIARKYNMCGETEEEKIRVDLLENQVMDVRLHMARICYSPDFEKLKPGYLKEIPGRMKLFSVFLGKRCWFAGNKLTYVDFLAYDILDLQRIFEPRCLDEFPNLKDFLTRFEVIPMIPPSIYVSSPAFP